A DNA window from Paenibacillus andongensis contains the following coding sequences:
- a CDS encoding M1 family metallopeptidase yields MSVLFKNRKVQWFVVMLLAAGAVLLSENLLPSASKWAVPVVSKDEKSAPAPDMQPADSGKPLEKQAPTALSYRIAEYHMNVSYTPETRQLNGQQTLTWENPGTVPVQELYLHLYPNAFASKKTTFMRESGGKLREDEAKADSSGSMQLLSVKTVDGEDLSMRMAFVQPDDGNKDDHTLLKIPLPKPVGAGEQVTIKTEFLVKLPAAFARMGYVDDFVMAGQWFPKVAAYERVGTRGRTEPGWNLHQYHGNSEFYADFGMYDVKIQVPANYIVAATGFPVKPAVTDNGMKTYQFYADDVHDFAWSASPHFVYVEEPYSTAQIPGVKIKLYLDPNHQDLKDRYMYAAKKALSRYSQWYGPYPYSTLSIVVPPPGGNGVGGMEYPTLVTSWDASDKKPDLELERVVVHEIGHQFFYGLVASNEFEEAWLDEGFTSYAEDKVMEAEYGVSPNLPVESSFITSPHTLKQNSWAYAGHDQYAENVYTRGKLVLKAIEKQVGTKTMDKIMRTYFLRWEFKHPSTKDFQNVVEEVTKAKWDDFFNQYVYGAMMMDYTVESIRVKSVGTKGAESYESTVLISKKGGNSPEVPIQFHFSDGTVLDKTWDGKESSIEFKLTHKTPVDWVRIDPNYSLVLENKHINNFMQTQVDTKWKIRWNLGLIQFLQAIFGWVAW; encoded by the coding sequence ATGAGTGTTCTATTCAAAAACCGCAAGGTTCAATGGTTCGTTGTCATGCTCCTTGCAGCAGGCGCTGTCCTGCTGTCTGAAAATTTGCTCCCATCTGCAAGTAAATGGGCCGTTCCAGTTGTCTCTAAGGATGAAAAGTCTGCTCCTGCGCCGGACATGCAGCCTGCAGATAGCGGCAAGCCATTAGAGAAGCAAGCACCAACTGCGCTTAGCTATCGAATTGCGGAGTATCACATGAACGTTTCTTACACGCCCGAAACAAGGCAGCTCAATGGGCAGCAAACGTTGACTTGGGAAAATCCGGGAACCGTTCCTGTACAAGAGCTTTACCTTCATCTTTATCCCAATGCATTTGCATCAAAGAAAACGACGTTTATGCGTGAATCCGGCGGTAAGCTGCGTGAAGATGAAGCCAAGGCAGACAGCAGCGGCAGTATGCAGTTGCTGTCTGTGAAAACGGTTGACGGCGAGGATCTCAGTATGCGCATGGCGTTCGTGCAGCCCGATGACGGCAACAAGGACGATCATACGCTGCTCAAAATCCCGCTGCCTAAACCAGTTGGGGCTGGGGAGCAAGTCACAATCAAGACGGAATTCCTCGTCAAGCTGCCTGCCGCCTTCGCAAGAATGGGCTATGTGGATGACTTCGTCATGGCCGGACAGTGGTTCCCTAAAGTTGCTGCCTATGAGCGTGTTGGCACAAGAGGACGTACCGAGCCGGGGTGGAATCTCCACCAGTACCATGGAAATTCAGAATTTTATGCCGATTTCGGGATGTATGACGTGAAAATCCAAGTGCCAGCGAACTACATCGTAGCGGCTACTGGTTTCCCGGTTAAGCCTGCTGTGACCGACAACGGGATGAAGACGTACCAATTTTATGCCGATGACGTGCATGATTTCGCTTGGTCGGCATCGCCTCATTTCGTTTATGTGGAAGAACCCTACTCGACCGCACAAATACCCGGGGTCAAGATCAAGCTCTACCTCGATCCCAATCATCAGGACTTGAAGGACCGTTATATGTACGCTGCCAAAAAGGCGCTTTCCCGCTACAGCCAATGGTACGGACCGTATCCTTATTCCACCCTTTCGATTGTCGTACCTCCCCCAGGAGGCAATGGTGTGGGCGGTATGGAATATCCGACTTTGGTAACGTCGTGGGATGCTAGCGACAAGAAACCTGATTTAGAGTTAGAGCGCGTCGTTGTTCATGAGATTGGACATCAATTCTTCTATGGACTCGTAGCTAGCAATGAATTCGAAGAAGCTTGGCTGGATGAGGGCTTTACCTCCTATGCAGAGGATAAAGTCATGGAAGCAGAGTATGGGGTGTCCCCTAATTTACCTGTCGAGTCAAGCTTTATTACATCTCCACACACCCTGAAGCAGAATTCGTGGGCCTATGCGGGGCATGATCAATACGCAGAGAATGTGTACACACGGGGTAAGCTCGTACTTAAAGCCATTGAGAAGCAAGTTGGCACCAAAACGATGGACAAAATTATGCGTACTTATTTCCTGCGTTGGGAATTTAAACACCCTTCTACGAAGGACTTCCAGAACGTTGTGGAAGAAGTGACCAAAGCGAAGTGGGATGACTTCTTCAATCAATATGTATATGGCGCCATGATGATGGATTACACCGTTGAGAGCATTCGCGTCAAATCCGTGGGAACCAAAGGGGCTGAGTCCTACGAAAGTACCGTTCTCATCTCCAAAAAAGGCGGCAATTCGCCAGAGGTGCCGATCCAGTTCCATTTCTCTGATGGCACCGTACTGGATAAAACATGGGATGGCAAAGAAAGCAGCATCGAATTCAAACTTACCCACAAGACTCCAGTAGACTGGGTTCGAATTGATCCTAATTACTCGCTCGTGTTGGAAAATAAACACATTAATAATTTCATGCAAACGCAAGTGGATACCAAGTGGAAAATTCGCTGGAATCTCGGTCTCATTCAATTCCTGCAAGCCATATTCGGCTGGGTCGCCTGGTAA
- a CDS encoding C40 family peptidase — translation MRKIVALVFSLVLFLSVGLGSVSAAQSTLDETVDGLLGIPYRTAGTTTKGFDCSGFTAYVFNKFGIDLPHSSSSQNNEGYWIDKKDLRKGDLVFFDTSGGKGISHVGIYLGDGEFIHSASDEGIVKSKLSQSYYAKRYVSARRVLWDDIYNQLTAESK, via the coding sequence TTGAGAAAGATTGTTGCTCTTGTTTTTAGTCTTGTTTTGTTTTTGAGTGTAGGTTTAGGAAGCGTGTCAGCGGCACAATCCACTTTGGATGAAACGGTTGACGGATTGCTAGGAATTCCGTACAGAACGGCGGGAACGACCACAAAGGGCTTTGATTGCTCTGGTTTCACCGCATACGTTTTCAACAAATTCGGCATTGATCTTCCTCATAGCTCATCATCTCAAAATAACGAAGGCTACTGGATTGACAAAAAAGATCTTCGTAAAGGTGATCTTGTGTTCTTTGACACAAGCGGCGGCAAAGGTATTTCTCACGTTGGTATCTATCTTGGAGACGGTGAATTCATTCACTCTGCATCCGATGAAGGTATAGTGAAAAGCAAACTTAGCCAATCTTATTATGCGAAGCGGTATGTATCAGCCAGACGTGTTCTGTGGGATGATATCTACAACCAATTAACTGCTGAATCCAAGTAA
- the sugE gene encoding quaternary ammonium compound efflux SMR transporter SugE → MAWLYLVIAGVFEVVWAISLKFSNGFTRLVPSSVTIAGMVVSFYFLAIATKTLPIGTAYAAWTGIGAVGAIIVGTLFLDEPISLTRILFMILILVGVLGLKFTSGH, encoded by the coding sequence ATGGCATGGTTATATCTCGTCATTGCAGGTGTATTTGAGGTAGTATGGGCGATCTCATTGAAATTCTCTAATGGTTTTACACGTTTAGTTCCTTCCAGCGTAACGATCGCAGGGATGGTTGTAAGTTTCTATTTTCTAGCGATAGCCACGAAAACTCTTCCCATCGGCACGGCATACGCGGCTTGGACCGGAATTGGTGCTGTCGGTGCGATTATAGTCGGCACCCTTTTTCTCGATGAACCCATTAGTTTAACAAGGATTTTGTTCATGATTCTGATCTTAGTCGGCGTTCTCGGCCTTAAATTCACATCTGGGCATTAG
- a CDS encoding class I SAM-dependent methyltransferase, translated as MDDKNDKTKRLSVYLPEKVKSDLEQMADETGLSMTQLIVMATHGLLANYSAQGGAIFADLLAARQRILHEVKDKHQLFNEEKVKMQEYYGARAEEYERIYHREDAEFQQELTLLAEMIKKQVEGRNVLEVACGTGYWTEIAAKTAKHIVGVDIRPEVLQIAKSKPWPASNAAFVLGDAYQLSEVAGTFDFGLANFWFSHIPKNRIESFLQSFHQRLGSGARVIIADNVYVPGRGGELITNEHSEDTYKRRELADGSMHEIIKNYYSYEELNDIFKPLSQHLRIFVGSSFWYVSYTVA; from the coding sequence ATGGATGACAAAAATGACAAAACCAAAAGACTCTCTGTCTACTTGCCGGAGAAAGTAAAGTCGGATCTGGAGCAAATGGCTGACGAAACGGGTTTGTCCATGACACAGCTCATTGTGATGGCGACGCATGGCTTGCTAGCCAACTATTCCGCACAGGGCGGCGCTATTTTCGCTGACTTATTGGCAGCCAGGCAACGGATTCTCCACGAAGTGAAGGATAAGCATCAGCTTTTCAACGAGGAAAAAGTGAAAATGCAAGAATACTACGGCGCCCGAGCGGAAGAGTATGAACGGATTTACCATCGGGAGGACGCTGAGTTCCAACAAGAGCTTACACTTTTGGCTGAAATGATTAAGAAGCAGGTGGAAGGCCGTAACGTTCTAGAGGTAGCCTGCGGTACTGGGTATTGGACCGAAATTGCTGCGAAAACTGCAAAGCATATCGTAGGTGTTGATATTCGTCCTGAAGTGCTGCAAATTGCTAAGTCGAAGCCTTGGCCAGCTTCCAATGCAGCATTTGTTCTGGGGGATGCGTACCAGCTCTCCGAAGTGGCAGGGACATTCGACTTTGGTCTTGCCAACTTCTGGTTTTCACATATTCCGAAGAATCGGATCGAGTCATTTCTGCAGAGTTTTCACCAACGTCTAGGCTCGGGTGCTCGCGTCATAATCGCCGATAATGTTTACGTACCCGGAAGAGGCGGAGAGCTGATAACGAATGAACATAGTGAGGACACCTACAAAAGACGCGAGCTAGCTGACGGATCCATGCATGAAATTATTAAAAACTACTACTCGTATGAAGAACTGAACGACATTTTTAAGCCATTATCTCAACATTTGCGGATTTTTGTGGGAAGCAGCTTCTGGTATGTCAGCTACACTGTTGCTTAA